The Pseudomonas aeruginosa genome includes the window TGTCGCTCAGATCGATCTGCATGGGAGTCTCCTGTCGAGTGACGAACCGCTCAGGAACGCGGCTCGGGGAACAGACGACAGCCTAGACCAGCCAGCGTTCCGTGCCCGTTCCTGGCCTCAGAGACGCAGGCCGAGGTTGATCATCGCCGCCGAATTGCCGAGCAGCACCAGCTCGCTGCCCAGCGGGCCGAAGCGAACGCCCACCGAGGGGATGATCGCCGGCGCGACGCCGAAGCGGTTCAGCGGGATCTTGTCGCGGTATTCGCCGCGATAGCCCTGCAACAGGCCGCCGGTGAGCTTCAGGTAGACCGGGTAGCTGTCACTGTCGAAACGCTTGCCCAGGTAGGCGTAGTTGGAGCGCTGGCTGAACGAGTTGCGGAAGGTCGCACCGCCGGCCAGCACGCCATCGGCG containing:
- the pagP gene encoding palmitoyltransferase PagP yields the protein MRYLILSLLAVLAAPAWAADDGDFWYLQTSVYTRHFNPDPEHNNHQDLLGLEYNRADGVLAGGATFRNSFSQRSNYAYLGKRFDSDSYPVYLKLTGGLLQGYRGEYRDKIPLNRFGVAPAIIPSVGVRFGPLGSELVLLGNSAAMINLGLRL